One Natrinema longum genomic window, GACCTCACCGCAGGCGAGAAGCTCCTGCGAAAGCTCTGGAACGCCTCGAAACTCGTCGACACGCTCGCGCCCGCCGATCCCGACGAGCCCGCCGACCTCGAGGCGATCGATCGCTGGCTCCTCGCGGAGCTGGACGACGCCGTCGACGACCTCACGGCCCACCTCGAGGACTACGAGTTCGCGAAGGCCCGCGATCGGCTGCGGACCTTCTTCTGGAACACCTTCTGTGACGACTACCTCGAGATCGCCAAGACGCGCGAGGACAACCCGTCGACACAGTACGCGCTACGGACGGCTCACCGAACGTTCCTCGAGCTGTGGGCTCCGTTCCTGCCCCACGCGACGGAGGAGGTCTGGCAGGCCGTCTACGCAGACAGCGAGGCGCGTAGCGCCTCGGATACGTCGAACGGCGAGGGAAGCGAGCCGCGAGACAGTGACGGCGACCTCGAGAGCATCCACACCCGCGACTGGCCCGCCCCACAGGGCCACGAGGCCGACCTCGAGGCCGGCGAAACGGCTATGGAGGTCATCTCCGCGCTGCGTCGCTACAAGAGCGAACGCCAGTTGCCGCTGAACGCCGACCTCGAGTCCGTGGCCGTCTACGGCTCCATCGACGGCTTCGAGGACGCGATCCAGAACGTGATGCACGTCGACGAACTCACGGTCCTCGCGGAACCACCGGAGATCACGACCGAGGTCGCCGAAATCGACCTCGACTACTCGACGCTCGGCCCGAAATTCGGGTCGAAGGTCGGCGAGATCGACGCCGGCATCGAGAGCGGCGAGTACGAGATCGACGACGACGAGGACGTTCTGAGAGTCGCCGGCGAGGAACTCGAGGACGACCTCTTCGACGTCGAACTCGAGCGGACCTACTCGGGCGAAGGCGAGATGATCGAAACCGAGTCGGCGGTTCTCATCCTCGAGTAGCGTCCGCCGTCCCGTCTCCGAGTGTGGACCGCCGACGCACAGTGTCGGCGTGATCGGCCCCGAACCACCGGGCGACGATGCCGTGCGTCGATATCCCGTGTCCGTTCGGCGTTTCGGCGATCGGATCCACTCGATTCTGCCGGACTGTCTCGAAATCCGTCCGAAAAGACCGGTTCTAACGGAACAGTTATGCCACTATCGGCCAATCGTGAGCCGTACTCTGCTACAGCCGCTACGAGCCGACGGGTCGATCGCCGCCGTGTCAGCCGAGTACAGTGCACTATGACGACAGATATCTCGGACGCGAAACCCGTGGACATCGATCCGTCCCTGGCCCAGAACACGATCTTCGAGCTCCTACTCGAGGAACGACGCCGATACGCGTTGTACTACCTCTCCCGGACCGTGGGAGCGGTCAGCCTCGAGGACCTCATCGACCGAATCGCCGATCGAACGGATGCCGATCACGACGGAAGCGACCGGATCGCCGTCGAGTTCCACCACAACCACTTGCGAAAGTTGATCGACGCGGGGGTCCTGCGCTACGACGAAGACGCCGGGACGGTCGAGCGACGGACCGCGGCCCGTTCGCTGGACCCGTACCTCGAACTCACGTACGTCGACGACCTGTAGAACACACTCGACACTGCCCGAATCGACAGCTACGGGTGGCTCCTGGCAGATTCACACTTTTTGACCCGGGTCGCGAGCGCGAGAAACAGCGCCAGGAGGACGAAGGTAACTTCGCCCGCGGCGATCACGCCGAGTGCGTCGGCCTCGAGGAACACGCTCGTCTCCCGCGCGACGGGGATGATCGTGTGATGGGGCTCCCCGACGATCGGGACGAAGTAGTCGACGACGAGGTTGCTCCAGTACCAAACCACGGCGACGGCGACGGCCCACACCGGGAAGTCGCTGATCCGGTAGAGGACGAACGCCTGGACGACCATCGCGAGGTGGCTCCAGAAGAGGAACTGATACATCAGCGGGTGGAGATACGCGTACGAATCGGCGAACACGAGCAGCGTGTACGGGGTCCAAAGCCCCAGGACGACGTTTCCGAAGAAGGCCAGCGCGGTGAGCCACGGCTGTTCGCGACCGAGTTTCCAGGCGGCGATCGCCAGCGCGATAAACAGCGTCGCGAGCGGACTATCCGGGACCCAGGGCCACAGCACGGTCGCCGTCCCGGCGAACTGTCCCGAGTAGTACCAGAAGCCGAAGGCCGTCCCCGCGAGGTTGATCGCCACGACCAGCCACGCAAAGCGCAGGCCGAGGTCCTCGAGTATCGTCGGCACTGGCGCGAGATAGGCCGGGAGCGACTCGTCGTCGGGTCGCTGACGATCGGACAGCCGAGTCGACGCGGTCATTGTCCGGCGCGACGGACGGAGCCCGCAAAACAGTAGCGGTTGGCTTGCGGCCGCGACCCGTCCCCGCCACGGAGGCGGTTGGGAGCGAGACGCGACGGGGCTCGAGGTGGCGTCGGAGCCGGCACGTGAATGTTGCCGAACGATTTCGGCTCCTCCGGCCGAACCGTCCCCAAAGAACACGCGTAAGTGCGGTGACTCCTAACGCGGCATATGGCCGATACCACCGATCTCGAGGAACTACGGCGCGGAACCGATCTCGTCAAACGCGGATTCGCACGGATGCAGAAAGGCGGCGTCATCATGGACGTCGTCAACGAGGAACAGGCCCGAATCGCCGAGGACGCCGGTGCCGTCGCGGTCATGGCACTGGAAGCGGTCCCGGCGGACATCCGCAAGCGCGGCGGCGTCGCCCGGATGGCCGACCCCGCCGACGTCGAGGACATCGTCGACTCCGTTTCGATCCCGGTCATGGGGAAATCCCGGATCGGCCACACGAAGGAAGCCCAGATCCTCGAGGCCGTCGGGGTCGACATGATCGACGAATCGGAGGTGCTGACCCCCGCCGACGACGCCTACCACATCGACAAGCGCGACTTTACCGCGCCGTTCGTCTGTGGCGCACGCGACCTCGGCGAGGCGCTGCGTCGGATCGACGAGGGCGCGGCGATGATCCGGACGAAAGGCGAGGCCGGCACCGGCGACGTCAACCAGGCCGTCCACCACCAGCGGACGATCAAGGGTGCGATCCGAACGCTCGAGGGCATGAGCCACGAGGAACGCGAGGCGTTCGCCCGCGAGATCGAGGCACCCGCAGAACTCGTCCACGAGACCGCCGAGATGGGCCGCCTTCCCGTCGTGAACTTCGCCGCCGGCGGGATCGCGACGCCCGCCGACGCGGCGCTCATGATGCACCACGAGTGTGACGGCATCTTCGTGGGCAGCGGCATCTTCGGCGCGGAGAACCCGCCCGAAATGGCCGACGCGATCGTCCAGGCGACGAACAACTGGGACGACCCCGAGACGCTCGCGGAGATCTCGAAGAACCTCGGTAAGAGCATGAAAGGCGACGCGAACGTCGACCTCCCCGAGGAAGAGAAGATGCAGGGTCGCGGCGTCTAACTGACGGAGGACCCAGTTCCGTTTTCTGACGCCCCTGAACTGCGGCTGATCGGCAAGCACGTCCGTTTTGTGCGTCTACTGCGCCCGACTATATGAGTCAGACATCGTCCTCGACCAGCGTCGAGCAACTCCTGGACCGAATTACGGCGGGAACCGAACGGTTGCTTCAGGAAGCCGCACCCGACGGATCGGACGAGACGCGGGCGACGATAGCAGAACTCCTGGATGTCGTCGAGGAAGTCGACGATCTCCTCGAGACGATCGATTTCGAGCGGCTGCCGGACGCAGTCGACGTGTCGGCGCTTCCGGATCTCGTCGGGCGAGACGGATTCGCAAACGCGGTCCGCGAAAGGGAGCCGGACCTGGCGCTGGATCTCAGTACGATCCGGGACGTCATCGAACTGCGAGGGTTGTGGAACACCGTCGATATCGCCGATTTCTTGCGGGAATTGCGACAGCTCGAGACGGAACTCGAGGACGTCGTCGGCCCCGGCTACGCTGGTCGGAAACCGGTCTCGAACAACCCGACTGCGGTCTCGTCGGTGCCGTACGGTCCGTTACCGGCCAGCGTCTCGACGAGAGTGTCGACCGTTCCGACGAACGTTCGGCATGCGAAGGTCGATGCGCTCCCTCGGATCTACAGTCGCCGCTGGACGACTGCCGGCCGATCGAAATGAGCCGCCGCTCCCACCGCGGCCGACACGGCGAACCGCTACCACCACCGCTGGAGCGGCGGAACGATGCCCGCTCGGACGAGCGCGAGAACGGCGAGATACGTCATGGTCGCGCCACAACACAGTGACAGTATCACCACAGGCGCGATTCGAGTCCCGACGACGGCACCGCCGATCGCCGCCACGAGTGACCCGATCTGGACGCTCCGTCGGTCCCAGTATCGCCGGACGGTGTCGTACTCTCGAGTGGCAAGCAGTTCGAACGCGATCGTTGCGATACCGCCGCCGAGCAGGAAAAACGGGGACAGCGATACGTCGGCGAGGACGGCGAGGCCCACGAACGCAGCGAGCGCGAGCACCGCGAGCGCGGCGTCGGTTCGCGTTCCCATTCCTACGAGCCGTCGCGATACAGCGTCGCACCCTCGCCGATCGCGGTCTGATACGCGCGACTCTCCACGCCGGCCGCGTCGAAAGCGTCGACCATCGCCGAGGCGATCGCCCGCTGCTCCCGGCGGCGACAGACCGCGAGGATCCCCGGGCCGGCACCGCTGACCGTCACGCCGGTCGCGCCCGCCTCGAGGGCGGCCTCGCGAACCGACTCGTAGCCGTCGATCAGTTTGGTCCGTTCGGGCGTGACGATGTCGTCGCGCATGCCGCTCCCGACGAGGTCGGGATCGTCTCGCGTCATGCCGACGGTCAGCGTGGCGGCGCTGCCGACGGTGTCGACGACGTCGTCCATGGAAGCCGAATCAGGGACGACGCCGCGTGCATCGCGCGTGGACACGGAAATTTCGGGAAGACAGGCGACGACGGGGACGGCGGCATCGACCTGCGTGACGCCGTCGTCGGTGACGATCGTGAACCCGCCTAACAGCGCGGGGGCGACGTTGTCGGCGTGGGCTTCACCGGAGACGAGCGCCTCGCCTTCGGCGGCGACGGGGACGAGTTCCCGTCGGGAACGCCCGCGGTCGTAGAGCGCGTTCAGTGCCACGGCAGCACCGGCGGCGCTCGCTGCCGACGATCCCAGCCCCGAGGACGGCCGGACGCCCTTATCGATCCGGATACGGGCGGGGGCGTCCAACGCCTTCGCAACCGCACCGACGGTATTCTTTGCAGGGTCCTCCGGGATGTACTCGCTGCCAGCGCCGGTAACCGTAATCGTCGTTTCCGGGGCGCGTTCGACCCTGATCACGTCGGCGGGCGTCCCGAGAGCAACGCCGAAGACGTCGAAGCCACTCCCGAGGTTCGCACTCGTCGCAGGTGCCCGCACGGTGAGCATGCCGATTCCTTCCGAGACGGCGGTCAAAAAGGTAGCGAACGAGACCGACCACCGACGGAGCGGTCAGAACGTCGAATCGATCCGATCGTGGCACCGCTCGGACGGTCGAAGTAGACGCAGTGGCCTACGTCTCGTCGTCGGTCGCCCCGAAGGTGAACACGTCGTCGCTCTCGGCCTCACTGTCGTCGTCCTCGTCATCCGTCTCGAGGTCGCCGTCCGCCGAGTCGTCGACGGATTCGGATTCGTCCGTCGTCTCGTCGGCCGCAAGCGGCTCCGCCGATTCCTCCGACTCCGGCGGTTCGACTGCAAACGGATCGTCCGCGTCTTCTGAATCCGATTCCGACGGTTCGACTGCAAGCGGATCGTCCGCGTCTTCCGAATCCGATTCCGACGGTTCGACTGCAAGCGGATCGTCCGCGTCTTCCGAATCCGATTCCGACGGTTCGACTGCAAGCGGATCGTCCGCGTCTTCCGAATCCGATTCCGACGGTTCGACTGCAAGCGGATCGTCCGCGTCTTCCGAATCCGACGCCGGCGGTTCGGCCGCAAGCGGATCCGGCGATTCGGTCGCTGCACCGAATCCGCCGTCGTCGCTGTCGTCACCGTCTTCATCCGGGTCCTCGATCCCGAGGATCTCTTCGGCACCGATCTCGTCGGTGTCCCCGTCGACCGCTGGCTCGTCACCGGGTTCGCGATCTTCGGGAGTCTCAGCCGGCGTCTCGTCCTCGAGTCCGTCGAGTGACGAGCCCTCCTCGGGCGTCGCGGCCGTCGATCGATCGGTGGTGTCCGCGTCCGAATCCACGTCGAGATCGAGTGTCTCCTCGGCTGCACCGTCGTCGAACGTCAGCGTCCCCTCGGCGTCGTCCTGCCCGCTTTCCGCGTCGGCGTCGAAGGTGATGCCACGATCCCCGTCACTCGGTTCGTCGTCGGTCGTGTCATCGACGCCGCCCAACTCGGGGCCGTCCAACTCCGCGTCCACGTCGAAACTCGACTCGAAGTCGACTGCCGTGCTGTCGACGTCAGTGTCGAACCGGTCGAGCGCTTCCGAGAGCTGGGAGGCCTGCTCGGAGAGGCCCGAGGCCGATTTCGTGACTTCGGTTAGCGCGGTGGTCTGCTCTTCGGCCGCGGCCGCGACGTTCTCGGCTTCCGACGTCGTCTCCTCGGAGATCGTCGCCGCGTCGTCGACCATCGCGACGACCTCCTGCGTCGAGGCTGCCTGCTCTTCGGTCGCCGCGGAGATCTCCTGGACGCCCACGTTGGTCTCCTGGGCGAGTTCGGCGATCTCTTCGAGCGCGTTGACCGCTTCCTCGACCTTCTCGCTGGCGTTTTCGATGTTAGTACTCGTTCCCTCGACCTCGGTGGCGGAGGTCTCGGTCCGCTCCCGAATCGCCTCGAGTCGGTCTTCGGCTTCGTTGGCCGCCTCGGCGACGTCCTCGGAGAGTGCCTTGACCTCCTTGGCGACGACGGAGAACCCTTCGTCGTCGCTGCCGCCGGCGGAGCGGGAGGCCTCGATGTTGGCGTTGAGCGCCAGCATGTTGGTCTGGCGAGCGATCTCGGAAATCGTGTTGATGAGTTCGTCGATCTGCTGGACTTCCTCTTCGAGCCGGCGGATCTCGGAGACGGCGTCGCCGGCTTCGTTCTCGATCTCGTCCATGGCCGTGATCGCCGCCTGGGCGGCCTCCTGCCCTTCCTGTCCGGTATCGACGGTCCGTTCGGCGATATCGGCCACCTCGTTCGAGGAGGCGGCGATCTCTTCGGTCGTCGTCGAGAGACCGCTCATCTCCTGGTTGACCGACTGGAGCGACTCGTTCTGTCGGTCCGCACCGTCGGAAATCTCCTGAATGGACTCCGTGACCTGCTGGGAGGCCGACCGGACTTCTTCGCTCGAGGCAGTCACCTGCTCGGAGGCGGTCGCGACGTCGGTCGCGAACCGGTTGAGCTCGGCGATGGTCTGCTCGATCTCGTCGAGCATCTCGTTGAAGTCCTCCCCGATCTGTTGCATCTGCTCGTTGTCGCTTTCGGCGTTCGCGCGGGCGGTGAGGTCGCCGTCGGCGGCATCGCCCATGACCGCACAGTACTCGGCGGCCTTCTCCTGGAGATGGTCGTTGATCTCCTGGACGCGTTCGCGTTCGCGTTCGGCCTCCTCGCGAGCGGCTTCCGCTTCCTCGATCTGCTCGCGCAAGGCGACGCGCATCGAGTCGAAGCCGTCGTACAGTCGACCGATGTTGTCGATCCGTTTGGTCTCGAGGTCGACCTCGAGGTTCCCTTTCTCCATCTCGCTTGCTTTGTCCGTGAGGCGGTCGATCGACACGGCGGTGTTCCGACCGAGGATGGCACCGACCGCGCCGATCATGACGATGCCGAGGATCGTCGCGTAGATCCCATACTGGGTGACGTTGTTGACGTACCCGAGCGCCTGGTCGGCGGGCTCGTGTCTGACGATGACCCAGTCGGTACCGAACACCGGAGCGGCACTCGTGACGTAGTTGCTATCGCTTTGGAAACCGTAGTAGTCGTTGTCGAACGCAAACGAGGAGCCCGATACTTCCCGGGTATTCGCACCCGAGGTCCGGGCCGTCGTGAGGGAATCGCTATCGCCACCGTATGCGAGTCCGACCGAATCGTGACCCTCGGCGTAGTCCTCGGTGTTGTCGAGCATGACCTCGTCGTCACCGCCGAGGACCATCGTCTCCACACCCTCCTCGTTCTGTAGCTGATTGGCGTAGGCCTCGAGGTTGGCGGTGTAGACGATCGCTCGGTCCTCGTTTTCCGACGAGAGCTGGACGTAGGTGACGACGGTGGTATTCTGCCCGAACTGATCCTCAGCGAGGTAGGCGTCCGAAACCCAGATGACGCCCTGTTCAGCCGTCGAGTAGGCGTCCTCGGGAACGTTGTCAATGCTGCTGGTCGGCTGGTTGCGGAACGCGTCGTTGGTACTTGCGGTTACCGTCTGGGTATCCCGGTTAACGTAAGAGATATCGAACGTATCGGCATCTAGATGTTCCTCCCAGTCGAGGAAGCGGGCCTGGATCGCCTCGGGATCGTCACTCGCGACGACGTCCGACCGGGCGAGCATCCCAACGGTGTGTTCGTTCTGTTCGTTCCACATCTGCAGACTCTGTGCCTCCTGTTGGGCCGCAGCCGTCTGATCGCTTTGTACTCGATCTTCCGCCTGATTCGAGATTGCCGCCGTTGCACCGTATCCGATCAGCCCGACCGAGAGCCCGAGAACGAGCAACGCGATCGCGAACTTGACCGCGTATCTACGTCGGATAGCTTTTGGCACCAATCGTCGCGCGAAATCCATGGATAGGAAACGGGTACTCTCGTCACTACATAAATTGTCAGCCACGGTTATCGAAGCTGATAATCGGATCGTGGCACCATATATTCCACATATAACAGCGTTAGTCAACCACCACGGCACATATCAAGTTGTACGATATAAAATTAATAATTTCTCTCCATATCACGCAGCGATCATCCGACGGACGTTCGTCCGACGGCCCAGTATCAATGTCGAGATATCATCCGGTGTGAGGACAGATTAACAGAGTGGTAGCGATTTATATTGAGACACGTTGATAGAATTAAACCGGCGCGACCGATTGCGATAAAACGATTATAAATTGAATTGGAGTTTAAATCGTGCAGAGGGTTAACAGCCCGTCCGGAATCTGGCCTCTTTCCTTCCATCCAGTATCATCTGGCCGAAACGATTAAGAATGCCAGAAACAGAGACAGTAAGGAATGACTGAACGTAACCGGCGCAGTGGTGAACCGAAACTCCCCTCGAGCGTCGACGGGCGACCGAGCGGGCTCGACCGACGGACGCTCCTCAAAACGGGGGCCGGTGGCGTCGCGGGGGTTTCATTTGCGGGCTGTCTGGAGATGGCCGGCATGAGCGGCGGGAATAGCGACGGTCCGGAGCCGGTCAAGATCGGCGTTTTGGCACCGAATCCGAAGAGGGACACGATCGGTCAATCGATCGTACGCGGGGCGGAAGTCGCAGTCACGGAACTCCAGGACAACGGTGGGATCGACGGGAGGGATGTCGAACTGGTCGTCGGCGACACGAACGAGAGTCCGCTCGAGGGGCGTCGCGAGTACCAGCGACTCACCCTCGAGGAGGACGTGGACGTGACGGTCGGCGTCTTCGCCAGCGAAGTGCTGATGAACATCATAGACGACATCGCCAAACAAGAGACCCTCCACCTGACGTCCGGTGCCGCGACCACGGCGGCGAGTGAACTGGTGAAAAACCAGTACGAGGACTACAAGTACCACTTCCGCGTGGGACCGAACAACGACTACGACCTCGGCCGGATGCAGATGGACTTCCTGAACGACATGGCCAGCGATATCGGCTGGAACTCCATTGCCGTCCTGGCGGAGGACTACGACTGGACCGAAAAGCCGTGGGAGGTCTATCAGGAACGACTCCCGGAGATGGATATCGATGTCGCCATGGAACGGCGATATCCGGCAGCGACCGACGACTTCTCGGAGATCTACAGCGAGGTCGCGGATGCGGAGGCCGACGCGGCCTTCATCACGACGGCACACACCGGGAACAGCGCGCTCTCGGACTGGTCCAATCCGCGGGACCGATCCGAACCACAGCCGTTCGCGTTCGGCGGTATCCACGTTCCGATGCAGCTCCCGTCGTACTACGAGTTAGTCGACGGTGCCTGCGAGTATGGCGTCATGCAAAACAGTGCCTCAAAACAGAGTACACGGTCCGAGACACAGGCGTTCATCGAACTGTACGAAAACCAGTACGATGGGGAGAG contains:
- a CDS encoding homoserine kinase → MLTVRAPATSANLGSGFDVFGVALGTPADVIRVERAPETTITVTGAGSEYIPEDPAKNTVGAVAKALDAPARIRIDKGVRPSSGLGSSAASAAGAAVALNALYDRGRSRRELVPVAAEGEALVSGEAHADNVAPALLGGFTIVTDDGVTQVDAAVPVVACLPEISVSTRDARGVVPDSASMDDVVDTVGSAATLTVGMTRDDPDLVGSGMRDDIVTPERTKLIDGYESVREAALEAGATGVTVSGAGPGILAVCRRREQRAIASAMVDAFDAAGVESRAYQTAIGEGATLYRDGS
- a CDS encoding methyl-accepting chemotaxis protein yields the protein MDFARRLVPKAIRRRYAVKFAIALLVLGLSVGLIGYGATAAISNQAEDRVQSDQTAAAQQEAQSLQMWNEQNEHTVGMLARSDVVASDDPEAIQARFLDWEEHLDADTFDISYVNRDTQTVTASTNDAFRNQPTSSIDNVPEDAYSTAEQGVIWVSDAYLAEDQFGQNTTVVTYVQLSSENEDRAIVYTANLEAYANQLQNEEGVETMVLGGDDEVMLDNTEDYAEGHDSVGLAYGGDSDSLTTARTSGANTREVSGSSFAFDNDYYGFQSDSNYVTSAAPVFGTDWVIVRHEPADQALGYVNNVTQYGIYATILGIVMIGAVGAILGRNTAVSIDRLTDKASEMEKGNLEVDLETKRIDNIGRLYDGFDSMRVALREQIEEAEAAREEAERERERVQEINDHLQEKAAEYCAVMGDAADGDLTARANAESDNEQMQQIGEDFNEMLDEIEQTIAELNRFATDVATASEQVTASSEEVRSASQQVTESIQEISDGADRQNESLQSVNQEMSGLSTTTEEIAASSNEVADIAERTVDTGQEGQEAAQAAITAMDEIENEAGDAVSEIRRLEEEVQQIDELINTISEIARQTNMLALNANIEASRSAGGSDDEGFSVVAKEVKALSEDVAEAANEAEDRLEAIRERTETSATEVEGTSTNIENASEKVEEAVNALEEIAELAQETNVGVQEISAATEEQAASTQEVVAMVDDAATISEETTSEAENVAAAAEEQTTALTEVTKSASGLSEQASQLSEALDRFDTDVDSTAVDFESSFDVDAELDGPELGGVDDTTDDEPSDGDRGITFDADAESGQDDAEGTLTFDDGAAEETLDLDVDSDADTTDRSTAATPEEGSSLDGLEDETPAETPEDREPGDEPAVDGDTDEIGAEEILGIEDPDEDGDDSDDGGFGAATESPDPLAAEPPASDSEDADDPLAVEPSESDSEDADDPLAVEPSESDSEDADDPLAVEPSESDSEDADDPLAVEPSESDSEDADDPFAVEPPESEESAEPLAADETTDESESVDDSADGDLETDDEDDDSEAESDDVFTFGATDDET
- a CDS encoding ABC transporter substrate-binding protein — its product is MTERNRRSGEPKLPSSVDGRPSGLDRRTLLKTGAGGVAGVSFAGCLEMAGMSGGNSDGPEPVKIGVLAPNPKRDTIGQSIVRGAEVAVTELQDNGGIDGRDVELVVGDTNESPLEGRREYQRLTLEEDVDVTVGVFASEVLMNIIDDIAKQETLHLTSGAATTAASELVKNQYEDYKYHFRVGPNNDYDLGRMQMDFLNDMASDIGWNSIAVLAEDYDWTEKPWEVYQERLPEMDIDVAMERRYPAATDDFSEIYSEVADAEADAAFITTAHTGNSALSDWSNPRDRSEPQPFAFGGIHVPMQLPSYYELVDGACEYGVMQNSASKQSTRSETQAFIELYENQYDGESPVYTGYHAYDAVTLFANAVEESGTVDSTELVPVLEEFSFTGAAGTIEFYGSDHDFPHDLRYNASDPDPVYLQWQEDDDGNGVQEIIWPEAQATADYIAPPWL
- a CDS encoding DUF7344 domain-containing protein; protein product: MTTDISDAKPVDIDPSLAQNTIFELLLEERRRYALYYLSRTVGAVSLEDLIDRIADRTDADHDGSDRIAVEFHHNHLRKLIDAGVLRYDEDAGTVERRTAARSLDPYLELTYVDDL
- the pdxS gene encoding pyridoxal 5'-phosphate synthase lyase subunit PdxS, producing MADTTDLEELRRGTDLVKRGFARMQKGGVIMDVVNEEQARIAEDAGAVAVMALEAVPADIRKRGGVARMADPADVEDIVDSVSIPVMGKSRIGHTKEAQILEAVGVDMIDESEVLTPADDAYHIDKRDFTAPFVCGARDLGEALRRIDEGAAMIRTKGEAGTGDVNQAVHHQRTIKGAIRTLEGMSHEEREAFAREIEAPAELVHETAEMGRLPVVNFAAGGIATPADAALMMHHECDGIFVGSGIFGAENPPEMADAIVQATNNWDDPETLAEISKNLGKSMKGDANVDLPEEEKMQGRGV
- a CDS encoding DUF1405 domain-containing protein translates to MTASTRLSDRQRPDDESLPAYLAPVPTILEDLGLRFAWLVVAINLAGTAFGFWYYSGQFAGTATVLWPWVPDSPLATLFIALAIAAWKLGREQPWLTALAFFGNVVLGLWTPYTLLVFADSYAYLHPLMYQFLFWSHLAMVVQAFVLYRISDFPVWAVAVAVVWYWSNLVVDYFVPIVGEPHHTIIPVARETSVFLEADALGVIAAGEVTFVLLALFLALATRVKKCESARSHP